The Bacillus sp. Y1 genome has a window encoding:
- a CDS encoding protein adenylyltransferase SelO — translation MTKTNESGWNFDNSYTKLPEFFYSNTNPTPVRSPEIVKFNESLATSLGLHAKALQTENAAAIFAGNDIPAGASPIAQGYAGHQFGHFTMLGDGRAILLGEHITPTGERYDIQLKGPGRTPYSRGGDGRASLGPMLREYIISEAMYALGIPTTRSLTVVSTGQPVIRETNLPGAILTRVASSHIRVGTFQYAAKWGSVEDTRALADYTIARHYPEIADHEEKYRSFLKAVINQQAKLISQWQLVGFIHGVMNTDNMTISGETIDYGPCAFMDTYDPETVFSSIDARGRYAYGNQPGIGGWNLARFAETLLDLLHDNDEEAVKIAQEAISEYPELSRQYWLEGMRSKLGLFNAEEQDETLINDLLNVMNQYKADYTNTFRALTREAHEESVLQGTSEFNAWYKRWKERLSRQEQSKEAALELMRKSNPSIIPRNHRVEEALDAAQQGDYSVMDKLLEALANPYDYTNVEEVYCKLPDSTGLPYRTYCGT, via the coding sequence ATGACTAAAACAAATGAATCAGGTTGGAACTTCGATAACAGCTATACCAAACTGCCAGAGTTCTTTTATTCAAATACAAATCCAACACCAGTACGGTCACCTGAAATTGTGAAGTTTAATGAATCTTTGGCAACATCACTGGGCTTACACGCAAAAGCTTTGCAAACGGAAAATGCTGCAGCAATTTTCGCTGGAAATGACATTCCCGCAGGAGCCTCACCGATAGCTCAAGGGTATGCGGGACATCAATTTGGACATTTTACTATGCTAGGAGATGGTAGGGCTATTTTGCTCGGTGAACATATCACCCCTACTGGTGAGCGATATGATATTCAGCTTAAGGGTCCAGGTAGGACACCTTACTCGCGCGGGGGAGATGGTCGTGCTTCACTTGGGCCAATGCTCCGGGAGTATATTATTAGTGAGGCGATGTATGCCCTCGGGATACCTACAACCCGTAGCCTAACAGTGGTATCTACAGGACAACCGGTTATTCGGGAAACCAACTTACCTGGTGCAATTTTGACCCGTGTGGCTTCTAGTCATATTCGCGTGGGTACATTTCAATATGCCGCGAAATGGGGATCAGTTGAAGATACTCGAGCACTGGCTGATTATACAATTGCCCGTCATTATCCTGAAATTGCTGATCATGAAGAGAAATATCGTTCTTTTTTAAAAGCGGTCATTAACCAGCAAGCAAAATTGATTTCTCAGTGGCAGCTTGTAGGATTTATTCATGGTGTGATGAATACAGACAACATGACAATTAGTGGGGAAACGATCGACTATGGTCCTTGCGCATTTATGGACACATATGATCCAGAGACCGTATTCAGCTCCATAGATGCGCGGGGGCGGTATGCTTATGGAAACCAACCAGGAATCGGAGGTTGGAATTTAGCCAGATTTGCTGAAACACTATTGGATTTGCTTCATGACAACGATGAAGAAGCTGTAAAAATCGCTCAAGAGGCCATATCTGAATATCCAGAGCTGTCTCGCCAATATTGGCTCGAAGGAATGAGATCAAAACTAGGGCTATTTAATGCAGAAGAGCAGGATGAAACGTTGATAAATGATCTTCTAAACGTGATGAATCAATACAAAGCCGACTATACAAACACCTTTCGAGCGTTAACCCGTGAGGCACATGAGGAGTCGGTTCTTCAAGGAACATCAGAATTCAACGCCTGGTATAAGCGATGGAAGGAAAGACTTAGTAGGCAGGAACAATCAAAAGAAGCTGCACTTGAATTAATGAGAAAAAGTAATCCTTCCATTATCCCAAGAAATCATCGAGTGGAAGAAGCCTTGGATGCTGCTCAGCAGGGTGATTATAGTGTTATGGATAAGTTACTAGAAGCTTTAGCAAATCCCTACGATTATACCAATGTGGAGGAAGTGTACTGTAAACTCCCAGACTCAACTGGCCTTCCTTATCGAACATACTGTGGAACATGA
- a CDS encoding peptidoglycan recognition protein family protein — protein sequence MRRVLFGLLFCLLFTTHTALATESVQEVSTPPQKQGQHILMTREQFKDWLLNSQFHRKISLIQQHHTWAPAYKRFNGSNHFRLLQGMENYHKNQMHWKTIAQNITTFPDGKIAVSRPFDMAPEGSIGAKANSVGIAIENVGNFDKGQDVMTAEQKETIVYITALLCLKFNLAPSVDTITYHHWWNYKTGQRVLDNAKSYEVKPCPGTNFFGGNTTTAAKTYFYPLVSRKMTELQ from the coding sequence ATGAGAAGAGTTCTATTTGGTTTGCTTTTTTGTTTGCTTTTCACCACTCACACGGCTCTAGCAACGGAAAGTGTCCAGGAAGTAAGTACTCCCCCGCAAAAGCAGGGGCAACATATTTTAATGACGAGGGAACAATTCAAGGATTGGTTATTAAATAGTCAATTTCATCGGAAAATCAGCCTCATTCAACAGCATCATACATGGGCTCCAGCTTATAAACGATTCAATGGTTCCAATCATTTCCGTTTGCTTCAAGGCATGGAAAATTATCATAAAAACCAAATGCACTGGAAGACGATCGCACAAAATATCACAACCTTCCCTGATGGAAAAATAGCTGTATCCCGCCCATTTGATATGGCTCCAGAAGGTTCGATTGGGGCAAAAGCCAATTCTGTAGGCATCGCCATCGAAAATGTAGGCAATTTTGATAAAGGGCAAGATGTGATGACTGCTGAACAAAAGGAAACAATTGTGTACATTACAGCCTTGCTTTGCCTAAAATTTAACCTCGCCCCTTCAGTCGATACCATCACCTATCATCATTGGTGGAATTATAAAACAGGGCAAAGGGTGCTAGACAATGCAAAAAGCTATGAAGTGAAACCTTGTCCAGGAACGAATTTTTTCGGAGGAAATACGACCACTGCTGCTAAAACGTATTTTTATCCATTAGTGTCACGAAAAATGACCGAGCTGCAATAA